One window of Dermacentor albipictus isolate Rhodes 1998 colony chromosome 9, USDA_Dalb.pri_finalv2, whole genome shotgun sequence genomic DNA carries:
- the Exo70 gene encoding exocyst complex component 7 → MDGVQLKVARQVENIKLFQEALAKSSQLSKGMCGILSSFDERLMKLERTILPVYHETGNLQRRQENIERTLAQLEEVVQLYGVSQMAKPKISQGPSDQNLDTFLEAIEKVEKARDYFEQNSPHNIEANLLEQLFNEGVTGLQAEFEALLARHSRPVAPVAILDIVEADCPQSSTSPTNSAAALEPLPPAVVNDLSRISSWLRKRNLSEHLDVYATQRSRVLVRSMQGLREHHKTGSASSGTLPPQPSSSPQLGGNRKSRVPRRLHDALMRGLRRATDVAGLQETTSRDELLDQEVEAYLTTLTALCRLMQAEDELLRKVLGPDLPLPLERVVLAALEAVTQEGEALAGRVKRCVARHDFVSVLCLFPVLQHVRSLRKDYESLLSGPTSGRAAAARLPGLAVTLQTTLNKALEELVDSVKGDPEGKMPRDGTVHELTSNVMVVLEQLLGFVEAAGAVLAVWDLASFSQSRDPNRAALAQYVTRVLSALNLTLHNKSARYEDQALQAVFRLNNLHYVLRALVRSGLLEVVQMYEPTLGQQYEEQIRDQKRLYSQSWSRVLHYVLEVDRPLSTSAVAAGGAKLRDKDRQTIKDKFTGFNRELEELYRVQKAYAVPDVELRESLKRDNKEFVLPKYKMFYDKYVSVPFTKNPDKYLKYTPLQVSNLIDQFFDAAA, encoded by the exons ATGGACGGGGTTCAGCTCAAGGTGGCGCGCCAGGTGGAGAACATCAAGTTGTTCCAGGAGGCGCTGGCCAAGAGCAGTCAGCTGAGCAAGGGCATGTGCGGCATCCTGTCGTCGTTCGACGAGCGCCTCATGAAGCTGGAGCGCACCATCCTGCCCGTGTACCACGAAACGGGCAACCTGCAGAGGCGCCAGGAGAACATCGAGCGCACGCTCGCCCAACTCGAAGAG GTGGTGCAGCTGTACGGGGTGTCCCAGATGGCCAAGCCCAAAATCAGCCAGGGTCCCAGCGACCAGAACCTGGACACCTTCCTTGAGGCCATAGAGAAGGTGGAGAAGGCAAGAGACTACTTCGAACAGAACAGCCCTCACAACATCGAGGCCAATCTGCTCGAGCAGCTCTTCAATGAGGGCGTCACAGGACTGCAG GCCGAGTTCGAGGCTCTGCTGGCGCGACACAGCCGTCCAGTTGCACCTGTCGCCATCCTTGACATCGTGGAAGCCGACTGTCCCCAATCTTCCACGTCGCCCACAAACTCTGCCGCGGCACTGGAGCCACTTCCACCCGCCGTGGTCAATGACCTCTCTCGTATCTCGTCGTGGCTCCGCAAGCGGAACCTCTCCGAACACCTAGACGTGTACGCAACACAGCGCTCGCGTGTCCTGGTGCGGTCCATGCAAGGCCTGCGCGAGCACCACAAGACTGGCTCGGCAAGCAGCGGTACGCTGCCACCGCAGCCCTCGTCGTCGCCCCAGCTGGGTGGGAACCGCAAGAGCCGTGTACCGCGCCGCCTGCACGACGCCCTGATGCGTGGCCTGAGACGGGCCACCGACGTCGCGGGCCTTCAGGAGACTACATCGAGGGACGAGCTCCTGGACCAGGAGGTCGAGGCGTATCTGACCACGCTGACAGCTCTCTGCCGCCTCATGCAAGCTGAGGACGAGCTCCTCCGCAAGGTCCTGGGGCCGGACTTGCCGCTTCCCCTGGAAAGGGTTGTCCTGGCTGCGCTGGAGGCCGTCACCCAAGAAGGCGAGGCCTTGGCCGGACGCGTCAAACGTTGCGTTGCCCGGCACGACTTTGTCAGTGTCCTCTGCCTGTTCCCCGTGCTCCAGCACGTACGGTCGCTGCGTAAGGACTATGAATCTCTTCTGTCCGGGCCGACCTCGGGccgagccgccgccgcccgccTTCCGGGTCTGGCCGTCACCCTCCAGACGACGCTGAACAAGGCACTCGAGGAGCTCGTGGACAGTGTCAAGGGCGATCCCGAGGGCAAGATGCCACGAGACGGCACAGTGCACGAGCTCACCAGCAACGTGATGGTGGTGCTTGAGCAGTTGCTGGGTTTTGTCGAGGCCGCTGGGGCCGTGCTGGCCGTCTGGGACCTGGCGTCATTCAGCCAGAGCAGGGACCCAAACCGTGCCGCGCTGGCGCAGTATGTGACACGAGTCCTGTCAGCGCTCAACCTGACACTGCACAATAAGAGTGCCCGATACGAAGACCAGGCCCTGCAGGCTGTCTTCCGGCTGAACAACTTGCACTACGTCCTGAGGGCGCTGGTGCGGTCGGGTCTTCTGGAAGTCGTGCAAATGTACGAGCCCACTCTGGGGCAGCAGTATGAAGAACAGATCAGGGACCAGAAGCGGTTGTACTCGCAGAGCTGGAGTCGCGTGCTCCACTACGTCCTGGAGGTGGACCGCCCACTGTCCACATCCGCGGTTGCGGCAGGCGGGGCCAAACTGAGAGACAAGGACCGGCAGACCATCAAGGACAAGTTTACTGGCTTCAACCGCGAGCTGGAGGAGCTGTACCGTGTACAGAAAGCATACGCCGTACCTGACGTTGAACTTCGAGAGAGCCTGAAGCGCGACAACAAAGAGTTCGTGCTGCCAAAGTACAAGATGTTCTACGACAAGTACGTCTCGGTGCCCTTCACAAAGAACCCGGACAAGTACCTCAAGTACACACCGCTCCAGGTGTCGAACCTGATTGACCAGTTCTTTGATGCAGCTGCGTGA